One Oryza glaberrima chromosome 11, OglaRS2, whole genome shotgun sequence genomic region harbors:
- the LOC127755699 gene encoding uncharacterized protein LOC127755699 → MASGGAFFFKTVRGAIDLIEKIVSNMSWSEEGVQTRQRGMHTVKETEMLATKLELLMKRLDDHEKRPQGTVKALDSHFMCEICGKMGHSGNDCPETREEAMYMGTGNAPEAPSSNTAIEEVRPERTVPQECCDMRLLPFPQRYKKPSVDEQFARFVEDILDNKRPLPTTKLVKLTEECSNVILHKLLEKKKDPGCPTIICSIGTQKFNQALSDLGASVSVMPKDVFDKLNITVLTPTPMCMQLANSSVCYLAGIAEGVPDKIRDFFISVDFVVLDMDSEKKTSLILGRPFLSTRDANIDVGTHKSSSFSRGWNNAPW, encoded by the exons ATGGCAAGTGGAGGAGCCTTCTTTTTCAAGACGGTCAGAGGAGCAATCGATCTCATAGAAAAGATAGTCTCCAACATGAGTTGGAGCGAGGAAGGAGTCCAGACCCGTCAGCGTGGCATGCACACCGTAAAGGAAACGGAAATGCTCGCTACGAAGCTGGAACTCCTCATGAAGCGATTGGACGACCATGAGAAGAGGCCtcaaggcaccgtcaaggccttggactcacacTTTATGTGTGAAATCTGCGGCAAAATgggtcattctgggaatgactgcccAGAAACCCGTGaagaggcgatgtacatgg GAACAGGCAACGCTCCGGAAGCACCATCTAGCAACACGGCTATCGAAGAAGTTCGGCCAGAAAGGACCGTGCCACAGGAATGTTGTGACATGAGGCTGCTCCCATTCCCCCAAAGGTACAAGAAGCCATCGGTGGACGAACAATTTGCTCGGTTTGTTGAG gacatcCTTGACAACAAGAGGCCACTACCGACAACCAAGTTGGTCAAACTGACAGAGGAATGCAGCAATGTTATACTCCACAAACTCCTAGAAAAGAAGAaggatccggggtgtcccacgATCATCTGCTCAATCGGGACACAAAAATTCAACCAAGCACTCTCCGACCTTGGTGCAAGTGTGAGCGTCATGCCCAAGGACGTCTTCGATAAACTCAACATCACGGTGTTGACACCAACACCGATGTGCATGCAACTGGCTAATTCTTCGGTCTGTTACCTAGCTGGGATAGCGGAAGGCGTACCGGATAAGATACGTGATTTCTTCATCTCGGTCGACTTCGTGGTGTTGGATATGGATTCGGAGAAGAAAACGTCACTCATTTTGGGGCGTCCATTCCTTAGCACCAGGGACGCCAACATTGATGTGGGGACGCATAAAAGTTCGAGTTTCAGCCGAGGatggaacaatgctccatggtga